From the genome of Kaistella daneshvariae, one region includes:
- a CDS encoding serine hydrolase — MKAKFSLFLLLISFFAFSQVEEKKLDELIQNTLKTFDVPGISVGVVKDGKVIYSKGFGVRSLTSKEKMTDETLVGIASNSKGFTATALAILADEGKLNFDDKVTKYIPEFQMYDPYVTQNVTIKDLITHRAGLGLGQGDLMFFPEGGSLSVNDIIHNVRYLKPENPFRTTLDYNNIMFIVAGEVIHRVSGLSWAEFIEQRILKPVGMTSSFGSYNRAKAAGVSNIIEAHAPVDGKAVAVPHDWNETANAAGGIISNIKDMTTWAEFLMNGFTTKDGKKLVSDKQIQQLWNLQISTPVALKNPYDSNFGGYGLGWFLTDVKGHKQVYHTGGLIGTVTQFTLIPDLKLGIVVLTNQQSGAAFSTITNTIKDSYLGMPQKDWLQTYGDRMAKVNADYAKGKKEIFAKSEAFKKDKNCQIKNEQITGTYNDPWFGDVTISADGKKLRFASKNSPRLKGDLLPYSPNVMIVKWDDRSYDADAFVNFDFDENGKAVAMKLKPISDVTDFSFDFEDLHLEKKQ, encoded by the coding sequence ATGAAAGCAAAATTTTCACTTTTTCTACTGCTCATTTCCTTCTTTGCCTTTTCTCAGGTGGAAGAAAAAAAGCTGGATGAGCTCATCCAAAATACTTTAAAAACCTTTGATGTTCCGGGGATTTCCGTGGGCGTGGTGAAAGATGGAAAAGTTATTTACTCCAAAGGTTTTGGTGTGAGATCTTTAACCTCAAAAGAGAAAATGACCGACGAAACTTTGGTCGGAATAGCTTCCAACAGTAAAGGTTTTACAGCGACGGCGCTGGCAATTTTGGCGGATGAAGGAAAACTGAATTTCGATGATAAAGTCACCAAATATATTCCGGAATTTCAGATGTATGATCCGTATGTGACTCAAAATGTCACCATCAAAGATTTAATCACGCACCGTGCAGGCTTAGGTTTAGGTCAGGGCGATTTGATGTTTTTCCCGGAAGGCGGAAGTTTAAGCGTAAACGATATTATTCATAATGTGAGATATCTGAAGCCGGAAAATCCTTTCCGCACCACTTTAGATTACAACAATATCATGTTTATCGTGGCAGGCGAGGTAATCCACCGCGTGAGCGGACTTTCCTGGGCCGAATTTATCGAGCAGAGAATTTTGAAACCTGTGGGCATGACTTCAAGTTTCGGCAGTTATAACCGTGCAAAAGCTGCAGGAGTTTCAAACATCATCGAAGCGCATGCGCCGGTTGACGGAAAAGCGGTTGCGGTGCCCCACGACTGGAACGAAACTGCAAACGCAGCGGGCGGAATCATCAGCAATATTAAAGATATGACGACGTGGGCTGAATTTCTGATGAATGGCTTCACCACGAAAGACGGAAAAAAATTGGTTTCAGATAAGCAAATCCAGCAGTTATGGAATCTACAGATTTCCACACCGGTGGCGCTGAAAAATCCGTACGACAGCAATTTTGGCGGTTACGGTTTGGGTTGGTTCTTAACCGATGTAAAAGGTCACAAACAGGTGTATCACACCGGTGGTCTGATCGGTACGGTGACTCAGTTTACTCTAATTCCGGACCTGAAACTGGGAATTGTAGTGTTAACTAATCAGCAAAGTGGTGCGGCGTTCAGTACCATCACCAATACCATTAAAGATTCATATCTCGGAATGCCGCAAAAAGACTGGCTACAGACTTACGGCGACAGAATGGCGAAAGTAAACGCTGATTATGCTAAAGGTAAAAAAGAGATTTTCGCAAAATCGGAAGCCTTCAAAAAAGATAAAAATTGCCAGATCAAAAACGAGCAGATCACCGGAACGTATAACGATCCGTGGTTTGGCGATGTCACCATTTCTGCGGACGGAAAAAAGCTGCGTTTTGCAAGTAAAAATTCTCCGCGCTTGAAAGGTGATTTATTGCCGTATTCACCGAACGTGATGATCGTAAAATGGGACGACAGAAGTTATGATGCGGATGCTTTTGTAAATTTCGATTTTGATGAAAACGGAAAAGCTGTCGCAATGAAATTAAAACCAATTTCTGATGTTACGGATTTCAGCTTTGATTTTGAAGATTTGCATTTGGAAAAAAAACAGTAA
- the def gene encoding peptide deformylase has product MILPIRAFGDAVLRKMCHDITPDYPELKTLIDNMFETMQSASGIGLAAPQVGLDIRLFVVDVSPLAEDEDYADIAEDLRDFRKVFINAKILEESGEEWKFNEGCLSIPDVREDVKRKETIKIEYFDENFVKHTDTFSDMRARVIQHEYDHIDGILFTDHLSALKKKLVKGKLMKISHGDVAVNYKMRFPK; this is encoded by the coding sequence ATGATTTTACCGATAAGAGCCTTTGGCGATGCCGTTTTACGAAAAATGTGTCATGATATAACTCCCGATTATCCGGAGCTGAAAACGCTCATCGACAATATGTTCGAAACCATGCAAAGCGCGAGCGGCATTGGTTTGGCGGCGCCTCAGGTTGGTTTGGATATCCGGCTTTTCGTGGTGGATGTTTCGCCTTTGGCGGAAGATGAAGATTATGCCGATATTGCTGAAGATTTAAGGGATTTCCGCAAAGTTTTTATTAATGCAAAAATTTTGGAAGAAAGCGGCGAAGAGTGGAAATTTAACGAAGGCTGTCTTTCAATTCCGGACGTTCGTGAAGACGTGAAACGGAAAGAAACCATAAAAATCGAATATTTCGACGAAAATTTCGTTAAACATACCGACACTTTTTCCGACATGCGCGCACGTGTCATCCAGCATGAATACGACCACATTGATGGAATTCTGTTTACAGACCACCTAAGCGCGCTGAAGAAAAAATTAGTCAAAGGAAAACTCATGAAAATTTCGCACGGTGACGTGGCGGTTAATTATAAAATGCGCTTCCCAAAGTAA
- a CDS encoding DUF5606 family protein, with protein MQLEKIISISGKPGLYKLISQLKSGFIVEDVLTKKKASISNSSQVSLLDNIAMFTFDNEVPLFEVFENLAKNEDYKETISHKSSEAELKELMAKSLPNYDTERVYVSDMKKLAQWYNILHKSGYITPESFVKAETEAEATAENEVKTEKAEAKKAAPKKEKTTTPKVKAASSSAKSAPKSTHRKMG; from the coding sequence ATGCAGTTAGAGAAAATAATTTCAATTTCCGGAAAACCAGGACTTTACAAGCTAATTTCGCAGTTGAAAAGCGGCTTTATCGTAGAAGATGTGCTTACTAAGAAAAAAGCCAGTATTTCTAATTCTTCACAAGTGAGCCTTTTGGACAATATCGCGATGTTTACTTTCGATAACGAAGTTCCATTGTTCGAAGTTTTCGAAAATTTGGCGAAAAACGAAGATTATAAAGAAACCATTTCCCACAAATCTTCTGAAGCGGAATTGAAAGAATTAATGGCTAAATCTTTACCGAATTACGATACTGAAAGAGTGTATGTTTCGGACATGAAAAAATTGGCGCAGTGGTACAACATCCTTCACAAATCGGGATACATCACACCAGAAAGCTTTGTGAAAGCAGAAACTGAGGCAGAAGCTACGGCGGAAAACGAGGTAAAAACCGAAAAAGCCGAAGCTAAAAAAGCGGCTCCCAAAAAGGAAAAAACCACCACACCGAAAGTGAAAGCAGCAAGCTCTTCCGCGAAATCAGCGCCGAAAAGTACACACCGAAAAATGGGATAA
- the pyrF gene encoding orotidine-5'-phosphate decarboxylase: METKKEFFLECYKLGIIKFGKFTLKSGIESPFYVDLRPLASDPKILKSLANYLLDMLPLDNFDVICGVPYAALPMATAMSLESYIPLIIKRKEAKQHGTKKLIEGIYTKGQNCLLVEDVITSGASLLETIPEIENEGITVSDIIVVLDRQQGGKELLESKGYRVHTLFTISEVCKMLRSEGHIDDDEVLRINDFLHGNKVKFEEEKRLSYEQKLEICEHSVAQKILQISLEKKSNLIVSADVTTTQELHDLAEKVGPHIVALKTHIDIILDFDADETILKLKDIATKHNFLLMEDRKFADIGNTQELQFAYGTFKISNWADLVTAQVIAGYDSLDCFRNVGVVAILGMSSKGTLTDQNYQDEATKIAVAHPNVFGGVSQRKIPNELLLFTPGININTAGDGKGQQYNTPEHAFRNLKTDFIIVGRGIYKADDAEMAALHYKIAGWKAYRESL, encoded by the coding sequence ATGGAAACTAAGAAAGAATTTTTTCTGGAGTGTTACAAGCTCGGCATCATTAAATTTGGGAAATTTACCCTGAAATCTGGTATTGAAAGCCCTTTTTATGTGGATTTACGACCGCTCGCGTCGGATCCGAAAATTCTGAAATCACTTGCCAATTATCTTTTGGATATGCTTCCGCTGGATAATTTCGATGTGATTTGTGGTGTTCCATACGCAGCTTTACCAATGGCTACAGCGATGTCTTTGGAAAGCTATATTCCATTGATTATCAAAAGAAAAGAAGCCAAACAACACGGTACCAAAAAACTGATTGAAGGAATTTATACCAAAGGGCAAAACTGTCTTTTGGTGGAAGATGTCATCACCTCCGGCGCCTCTTTGCTGGAAACCATTCCGGAAATTGAAAATGAAGGCATCACCGTTTCCGATATCATTGTGGTGCTCGACCGTCAGCAAGGTGGAAAAGAACTTCTGGAAAGTAAAGGTTACCGCGTGCACACGCTTTTCACCATTTCTGAAGTTTGCAAAATGTTGCGCTCCGAAGGTCATATTGATGACGATGAAGTGCTGAGAATAAATGATTTTCTGCACGGAAATAAAGTAAAATTCGAGGAAGAAAAAAGGCTTTCTTATGAGCAGAAATTAGAAATTTGCGAACATTCTGTAGCACAGAAAATTTTACAGATTTCACTTGAAAAAAAATCAAATCTTATTGTTTCCGCAGATGTTACCACCACGCAGGAACTGCATGATTTAGCGGAAAAAGTCGGACCGCACATCGTGGCGCTGAAAACGCATATCGATATTATTTTGGATTTTGATGCAGATGAAACCATTTTAAAATTAAAGGATATTGCGACCAAACACAATTTCCTTTTGATGGAAGACCGAAAGTTTGCGGACATCGGTAATACGCAGGAACTGCAGTTTGCGTATGGGACTTTTAAAATCTCGAACTGGGCAGATCTTGTGACGGCACAAGTTATAGCTGGCTATGATTCGCTCGACTGTTTCCGGAATGTTGGCGTTGTAGCGATTCTCGGAATGTCATCGAAAGGAACTTTAACCGACCAAAATTATCAGGATGAAGCCACCAAAATTGCGGTGGCACACCCGAATGTTTTTGGTGGAGTTTCTCAAAGAAAAATCCCGAACGAATTGCTGCTTTTCACGCCGGGCATCAACATCAACACAGCCGGCGACGGCAAAGGCCAGCAATACAACACGCCAGAACACGCATTCCGAAATCTGAAAACCGATTTTATCATCGTAGGACGCGGAATTTATAAGGCTGATGACGCGGAAATGGCAGCGTTGCATTATAAAATTGCCGGCTGGAAAGCATATAGAGAATCTTTATAA
- a CDS encoding FUSC family protein, with amino-acid sequence MKNQNENPAPVNESRKIFAGNKKNRKTLAFSFSGGHLHRNLPAVGWYFGKPAYGNLASIGALVILYFTQAPLAKRMVHLCICAFGFTVAFAMGNILSFNPYVSALGLIAFLAHLITSYFDIPPPRNFFLIMVGAIAISLPFDLDDIPARVGVVSMDAFLSVLLAFFYSVFIAKKVDPPRVRRVLRKKRYTHIVESLLIGISMFFALFIANIFEMKSVHWIPVSALAIIQGKDLLHTKERNLHRIVGTFIGMGLTWLILILEPLGLALAFIIAGLQFIVELLIVRNYGLAVIFITPLTIFLAENSAGMTIGVNELMGA; translated from the coding sequence TTGAAAAACCAAAATGAAAATCCGGCACCAGTTAACGAGTCGCGTAAAATCTTTGCTGGAAATAAAAAAAACCGAAAGACTTTGGCATTTTCCTTTTCTGGCGGGCATTTGCATCGGAATTTGCCTGCTGTCGGCTGGTATTTTGGAAAACCTGCGTACGGAAATCTGGCGAGCATCGGAGCTTTGGTAATCCTGTATTTTACGCAGGCGCCGCTGGCAAAAAGAATGGTTCATCTCTGCATCTGCGCTTTTGGTTTTACCGTTGCTTTTGCCATGGGAAACATTTTAAGTTTTAATCCTTATGTCAGCGCTTTGGGTTTAATTGCTTTTCTGGCACATTTAATCACCTCTTATTTCGATATTCCGCCGCCACGAAACTTCTTTTTAATCATGGTTGGCGCAATTGCCATTTCTCTGCCATTTGATTTGGATGACATACCGGCACGTGTTGGAGTGGTTTCAATGGACGCTTTTCTTTCGGTGCTGCTGGCTTTTTTTTACTCGGTTTTTATCGCGAAGAAAGTGGATCCGCCACGCGTTCGCAGAGTCCTGCGAAAGAAAAGATATACGCACATTGTCGAAAGTCTGCTGATAGGCATTTCCATGTTTTTTGCCCTTTTCATTGCCAATATTTTCGAAATGAAAAGTGTACACTGGATTCCGGTTTCCGCCTTGGCAATCATTCAGGGGAAAGATTTGCTGCATACCAAAGAGCGGAATCTGCATCGGATTGTAGGAACTTTTATCGGAATGGGACTTACCTGGCTGATTCTTATTTTGGAACCACTCGGGTTGGCTTTGGCTTTTATCATCGCAGGTTTGCAGTTTATTGTGGAGCTGCTTATTGTGCGCAATTACGGTTTGGCGGTGATTTTCATAACGCCTTTAACCATATTTTTGGCGGAAAATTCGGCAGGAATGACCATCGGTGTTAATGAGCTGATGGGGGCCTGA
- a CDS encoding GreA/GreB family elongation factor — MSRGFVKEDDQEEIPLVPPRADLPAGTENFVTENGMKALLAEKENLLAEQEKLDASQEKEYRIAFNHINAKLQLLNERIASAKIIDSSKLPQDEVHFGATVTFKNSEKKTQTFQIVGVDEANVSKGKISFTTPLAKALMLKKVGEKATLKLADRENIFEILEIKYV, encoded by the coding sequence ATGAGCCGAGGTTTTGTAAAAGAAGATGATCAGGAAGAAATTCCTTTAGTTCCGCCCAGAGCTGATTTGCCGGCGGGCACGGAAAATTTCGTCACCGAAAACGGGATGAAAGCACTTTTAGCAGAAAAGGAAAATTTGCTCGCCGAGCAGGAAAAATTAGACGCGTCGCAGGAAAAAGAATATCGCATTGCTTTTAACCACATTAACGCAAAACTTCAGCTGCTGAATGAAAGAATTGCTTCTGCCAAAATCATTGATTCTAGCAAATTGCCGCAAGACGAAGTGCATTTCGGAGCGACGGTCACCTTCAAAAATTCGGAAAAGAAAACCCAAACTTTTCAAATTGTCGGCGTTGATGAAGCCAACGTTTCTAAAGGTAAAATTTCTTTTACCACCCCTTTAGCTAAAGCTTTGATGCTTAAGAAAGTCGGTGAAAAAGCCACCCTGAAATTAGCAGACAGAGAAAATATTTTCGAAATTTTAGAAATAAAATACGTTTAG
- the mazG gene encoding nucleoside triphosphate pyrophosphohydrolase — protein sequence MNSRQEKLEAFGRLLDIMDDLREKCPWDQKQTLQSLRHLTLEEVYELSDALLTENLPEIKKELGDVLLHLVFYAKIGSEKKSFDIADVINSLNEKLIFRHPHIYGDVEVQDEKEVKQNWEKLKLKEGNKSVLSGVTKGTPSLIKAYRIQDKVKGIGFEFANAEDAWKKVEEELREFHAETEISKKEDELGDIFFSLVNYARILGINPDSALERTNNKFITRFQKMENLALEKEQNLADLPLKKMDELWEEAKTFEKPK from the coding sequence ATGAATTCCAGACAAGAAAAACTCGAAGCTTTCGGCAGATTACTCGATATTATGGATGATTTGCGGGAAAAGTGCCCGTGGGATCAAAAGCAAACTTTGCAGAGTTTAAGGCATTTAACCTTGGAGGAAGTTTACGAACTTTCCGATGCTTTGCTTACGGAAAATTTACCCGAAATTAAAAAAGAACTCGGCGATGTGCTGCTGCATTTGGTTTTTTATGCGAAAATCGGTTCCGAAAAAAAGAGTTTTGATATCGCGGATGTCATCAATTCATTGAATGAAAAACTCATTTTCCGTCATCCGCATATTTACGGTGATGTGGAAGTTCAGGATGAAAAGGAAGTCAAGCAAAACTGGGAAAAACTGAAGCTTAAAGAAGGAAATAAATCGGTGCTTTCCGGGGTGACGAAAGGTACGCCAAGTTTAATTAAGGCCTACAGAATTCAGGATAAGGTGAAAGGAATTGGTTTTGAATTTGCGAACGCTGAAGATGCCTGGAAAAAAGTGGAAGAGGAGCTGAGGGAATTTCACGCGGAAACGGAAATTTCAAAAAAAGAGGACGAATTGGGCGATATTTTTTTCTCCCTCGTCAACTATGCCCGAATTCTCGGCATCAATCCAGATTCTGCGCTTGAAAGAACCAACAATAAATTCATTACCCGATTTCAGAAAATGGAAAATTTAGCTTTGGAAAAAGAGCAAAATTTAGCCGATTTACCCCTGAAAAAAATGGATGAATTGTGGGAAGAAGCAAAAACTTTTGAAAAACCAAAATGA
- a CDS encoding AEC family transporter has product MSNLILLFVCLFLGIFLRKLKLFPENGHVALNAFVVNISLSALSLYYIPKIVLNYQVIFPVLVPWLNILLALLFFSILGKKLGWSKSLIGALILCAGFSNTSFVGIPVIQALYGESGIKTVMLVDQPGSFVALSTLGISIANVYSGGKSSALQLVQKVLKFPPFIAFSIAVILNIFNANIPLQIDEVFAKLGATTVPLALVSVGSQLRWQKLDAEAKPLFFGLLFKLLFFPAFIFILYFLVLKQRGEMIEISFLESAMGPMVTAAIIAAAHKLEPKLCNLMLGIGIPLSFVTLAFWYFVLHFSGFR; this is encoded by the coding sequence TTGTCGAATTTAATTTTACTTTTTGTATGTCTTTTCCTCGGAATTTTCCTGAGAAAGCTGAAACTTTTCCCGGAAAACGGCCACGTTGCACTGAACGCTTTTGTAGTCAACATTTCGCTTTCCGCCCTTTCGCTGTATTATATTCCGAAAATTGTGCTCAATTACCAGGTAATTTTTCCGGTTCTGGTGCCGTGGTTAAACATTTTGCTGGCGCTATTGTTTTTCAGCATTCTTGGTAAAAAATTGGGTTGGTCGAAATCTTTAATAGGTGCTTTAATTTTATGCGCAGGTTTCAGTAATACTTCGTTTGTTGGAATTCCCGTAATTCAGGCGCTTTACGGCGAAAGCGGAATTAAAACGGTGATGCTCGTCGACCAGCCTGGTTCGTTTGTGGCACTTTCAACGCTCGGTATTTCTATTGCAAATGTGTATTCCGGCGGAAAAAGTTCAGCTTTACAGCTCGTTCAGAAAGTCCTGAAATTTCCGCCTTTTATAGCCTTTTCAATTGCGGTAATTTTAAATATTTTTAATGCAAATATCCCGCTTCAAATCGATGAAGTTTTTGCAAAATTAGGCGCCACGACAGTTCCACTGGCGTTGGTTTCCGTGGGAAGTCAGCTGCGTTGGCAGAAACTGGATGCGGAAGCAAAGCCGCTCTTTTTCGGACTTTTATTTAAACTTCTGTTTTTTCCGGCGTTTATTTTCATCCTTTATTTTTTGGTTTTAAAACAGCGCGGCGAGATGATTGAAATTTCTTTTCTGGAATCCGCCATGGGCCCGATGGTTACGGCAGCAATCATCGCGGCAGCTCACAAACTGGAACCAAAACTTTGCAACCTCATGCTCGGCATCGGTATTCCGCTGTCGTTTGTTACGTTAGCTTTCTGGTACTTTGTTCTGCATTTTTCGGGCTTCAGGTAA
- a CDS encoding DsbA family oxidoreductase has product MKVDIWSDIRCPFCYVVKKNFENALANFPNKDHIQVTWHSFQLDPNLKTQPEKNSLEYFSEAKGVSTERAKEMYAHVYKAGKEAGIDFNFDHQKVANSYRGHLLLKLAESKGLANEAEEALFKAQLVDGKNIDDEATLIEIGKSLSLNEDEIKAALTSDEFGHAVAQDIMQARQIGISGVPFFVINDKYGVSGAQPTPVFKEVLEKSWQEFAEGDKGLKIIPEGDNCDIDGNCD; this is encoded by the coding sequence ATGAAAGTAGATATTTGGAGTGACATTAGATGTCCGTTTTGTTACGTTGTCAAAAAGAATTTCGAAAATGCTTTGGCAAATTTTCCGAATAAAGATCATATTCAGGTGACCTGGCACAGTTTTCAGCTTGATCCCAATTTGAAAACGCAGCCTGAGAAAAATTCGCTGGAATATTTTTCCGAAGCGAAAGGTGTTTCTACAGAGCGTGCAAAAGAAATGTATGCCCACGTTTATAAAGCGGGAAAAGAAGCCGGAATTGATTTCAATTTTGATCATCAGAAAGTAGCAAATTCTTACCGCGGCCATTTGTTGCTGAAACTTGCGGAAAGTAAAGGTTTAGCAAACGAAGCTGAAGAAGCGCTTTTCAAAGCACAACTTGTGGACGGAAAAAATATCGATGATGAAGCCACTTTAATTGAAATCGGGAAATCACTTTCCTTAAATGAAGATGAAATTAAAGCTGCGCTTACTTCTGATGAATTTGGTCACGCGGTTGCTCAGGACATCATGCAGGCGCGACAAATAGGAATCAGCGGTGTGCCGTTTTTCGTTATTAATGATAAATACGGCGTTTCCGGCGCGCAACCGACACCGGTTTTCAAGGAAGTTTTAGAAAAATCCTGGCAGGAATTCGCCGAAGGCGACAAAGGTTTGAAAATCATTCCCGAAGGTGATAACTGCGACATCGACGGAAATTGCGACTAA
- a CDS encoding SixA phosphatase family protein, producing MKKLILVRHAKSDWPENTDDFDRPLSEKGEKNAEKMAKFLKENKIEIDKFYSSPALRAFKTCEIFNKEYQLEVETMQKLYNASETNFESLITDLPDNLNTVAMFSHNNGISNFANSMSHDVFMFPTCGVAGFAIEGDSWSDFHSAEKKPIFFYEPSKI from the coding sequence ATGAAAAAACTAATACTCGTTCGTCATGCTAAAAGCGACTGGCCGGAAAACACCGATGATTTCGACCGACCATTGTCTGAAAAAGGTGAAAAAAATGCCGAAAAAATGGCAAAATTCCTGAAAGAAAACAAGATAGAAATCGATAAATTTTACTCAAGTCCCGCACTGCGCGCCTTTAAAACCTGTGAAATTTTTAATAAAGAATATCAGCTGGAAGTGGAAACGATGCAAAAACTGTATAATGCTTCCGAAACCAATTTTGAATCGCTTATCACCGATCTTCCCGATAATTTAAATACCGTTGCCATGTTTTCGCACAACAACGGCATCTCGAATTTCGCAAACAGCATGTCGCATGACGTTTTTATGTTTCCCACGTGTGGTGTTGCGGGTTTCGCCATTGAAGGCGATTCCTGGTCGGACTTTCACAGCGCGGAAAAGAAACCGATTTTCTTCTACGAACCTTCGAAAATTTAA
- the ruvX gene encoding Holliday junction resolvase RuvX, translating into MSQILAIDYGKARCGLAVTDDMQIIASGLQTVPTKEIFPFLKNYFSLNRVEQIVVGLPTDLKGNLNEVEKEILKFIEKFKTEFPAIEVSRFDERFTSKMASFAISQSGKTKKKREEKGLIDKVSATIILQNFLEQKQR; encoded by the coding sequence ATGTCACAAATTTTAGCCATTGATTACGGGAAAGCGCGCTGTGGTTTAGCGGTTACCGACGATATGCAAATTATTGCAAGCGGCCTGCAAACCGTTCCGACGAAAGAAATTTTTCCTTTTTTGAAAAATTATTTTTCCCTGAATCGGGTAGAGCAAATCGTGGTGGGACTTCCCACGGATTTAAAAGGAAACTTAAATGAAGTTGAAAAGGAGATTTTAAAATTCATTGAAAAGTTTAAAACCGAATTTCCAGCCATTGAAGTTTCCAGGTTTGATGAGCGTTTTACGTCAAAAATGGCGTCTTTTGCCATTTCACAAAGTGGAAAAACAAAGAAAAAAAGAGAGGAAAAAGGGTTGATTGATAAAGTAAGTGCAACCATCATATTGCAGAATTTTTTAGAACAGAAACAGAGATGA
- a CDS encoding ABC transporter permease yields MFRTLRILIKKEFLQIFRNKSILAIIFVMPVIQLVILPLAANYEIKDIKIAVVDHDKTTESRELLRKITASGYFKIVNYGENYTKAYQEIEKDKADLIIEIPNNFEKDLVRENSEKVLIAINAINGTKAGLSASYLAQILQNYKRQIQLKMAPELESAQEISGLEIVPNFWFNPNYNYRLSLVPGILAFLVTLITGYLAALNIVQEKEIGTIEQINVSPIKKRDFILGKLIPFWILAMVAFTIGLLVTIFIYKIEMQGSFLLLYGFISVYLVTVLGIGLLVSVYSETQQQAMFMVFFFMMIFVLMSGLFTPIESMEDWAKFIAYANPVTYGVEGVRLIMLKNSGFKDLVPHFAFILGLGIVVITWAVLRYRKTN; encoded by the coding sequence ATGTTCAGAACACTACGCATATTGATCAAAAAAGAATTCCTGCAGATTTTCCGGAACAAATCCATTCTGGCCATAATCTTTGTGATGCCGGTCATTCAGCTGGTAATTTTGCCTCTTGCGGCGAATTACGAAATAAAAGATATAAAAATCGCGGTTGTAGACCACGACAAAACCACAGAATCGCGCGAATTGCTGCGGAAAATCACCGCTTCTGGCTACTTTAAAATCGTGAATTACGGCGAAAATTATACAAAAGCGTATCAGGAAATCGAAAAAGACAAAGCAGATTTAATCATTGAAATCCCCAATAACTTTGAAAAAGATTTGGTTCGAGAAAATTCAGAAAAAGTTTTAATTGCCATCAACGCGATCAACGGAACGAAAGCCGGACTTTCTGCCAGCTATTTGGCACAAATTCTTCAAAATTACAAGCGGCAAATTCAACTCAAAATGGCACCGGAGCTCGAAAGCGCGCAAGAAATTTCAGGCCTGGAAATCGTTCCCAACTTTTGGTTTAATCCAAATTACAACTACCGGCTTTCGCTGGTTCCCGGAATTTTAGCTTTTCTCGTCACTTTAATAACAGGTTATTTGGCCGCTTTAAACATCGTTCAGGAAAAAGAAATCGGAACCATCGAACAGATTAATGTTTCGCCCATCAAAAAACGCGACTTCATTTTAGGCAAACTGATTCCATTTTGGATTTTAGCGATGGTTGCTTTCACCATCGGACTTTTGGTTACAATTTTTATTTATAAAATTGAGATGCAGGGCAGTTTTCTCCTGCTTTACGGCTTTATATCTGTTTACCTCGTCACGGTTTTAGGAATTGGATTATTGGTTTCCGTTTATAGCGAAACCCAACAACAGGCGATGTTTATGGTGTTTTTCTTTATGATGATTTTCGTGCTGATGAGCGGACTTTTTACACCAATCGAAAGTATGGAAGATTGGGCAAAATTCATCGCTTATGCAAATCCCGTAACGTATGGCGTGGAAGGTGTTCGTTTGATTATGCTGAAAAACAGTGGTTTTAAAGATCTTGTACCGCATTTTGCTTTTATTTTAGGGCTGGGAATTGTGGTTATCACCTGGGCGGTTTTGCGTTACCGAAAAACCAACTAA